Proteins encoded together in one Streptomyces sp. NBC_01216 window:
- a CDS encoding 4-(cytidine 5'-diphospho)-2-C-methyl-D-erythritol kinase — translation MSTVEEDTAPDTGAPAGGVTVRVPAKVNVQLAVGAARPDGFHDLANVFLAVSLYDEVTATPATGLTVTCEGPDAGQVPLDRTNLAARAAVLLAARHGITPDVHLHIVKDIPVAGGMAGGSADAAGALLACDTLWGLRSSRAELLEICAELGSDVPFSLVGGAALGTGRGERLTGAEVGGTFHWVFAVADGGLSTPAVYGEFDRLNEGVDVPEPVASPTLLEALRTGDAGALAGALANGLQPAALSLRPSLSATLEAGLTAGALAALVSGSGPTTAFLVKDAESAASVAAALVSSGTCRTARTATSPAPGATVR, via the coding sequence GTGAGCACCGTCGAAGAGGACACCGCCCCGGACACGGGCGCGCCGGCCGGCGGCGTCACCGTACGCGTCCCCGCCAAGGTCAACGTGCAGCTCGCCGTCGGCGCGGCGCGCCCCGACGGATTCCACGACCTGGCCAACGTCTTCCTCGCCGTCTCCCTGTACGACGAGGTGACGGCCACCCCGGCGACCGGCCTGACCGTCACCTGCGAGGGACCGGACGCCGGCCAGGTCCCCCTGGACCGGACGAACCTGGCCGCCCGCGCCGCCGTCCTCCTCGCCGCCCGGCACGGCATCACCCCGGACGTCCACCTCCACATCGTCAAGGACATCCCGGTGGCCGGCGGCATGGCCGGCGGCAGCGCCGACGCCGCCGGGGCCCTGCTCGCCTGCGACACCCTCTGGGGCCTGCGCTCCTCGCGCGCCGAACTCCTGGAGATCTGCGCCGAACTCGGCAGCGACGTGCCGTTCAGCCTTGTCGGAGGCGCCGCCCTCGGCACCGGCCGCGGCGAGCGACTGACCGGGGCGGAGGTCGGCGGCACCTTCCACTGGGTGTTCGCCGTCGCCGACGGCGGCCTGTCCACCCCGGCCGTCTACGGAGAGTTCGACCGCCTCAACGAAGGCGTCGACGTGCCCGAACCCGTGGCCTCCCCGACGCTCCTGGAGGCCCTGCGCACCGGGGACGCCGGCGCGCTCGCCGGGGCCCTGGCCAACGGCCTCCAGCCGGCGGCCCTCTCCCTGCGGCCCTCGCTGTCCGCGACCCTGGAGGCCGGACTGACGGCCGGTGCGCTCGCCGCCCTCGTCTCCGGCTCGGGCCCGACGACCGCGTTCCTGGTGAAGGACGCCGAGTCCGCCGCGTCCGTCGCGGCGGCCCTCGTCTCCTCGGGCACCTGCCGCACGGCGCGCACGGCCACCTCACCGGCACCCGGCGCCACCGTCCGGTAG
- a CDS encoding ABC-F family ATP-binding cassette domain-containing protein gives MAVNLVNVEAVSKVYGTRALLDGVSLGVSEGERIGVVGRNGDGKTTLIRMLAKLEEADSGRVTHSGGLRLGVLTQHDSLDPAATIRHEVIGVMADHEWAGSAKIRDVLTGLFGGLDLPGFDQGLDTVIGPLSGGERRRIALAKLLIEDQDLLVLDEPTNHLDVEGIAWLAGHLQQRRSALVCVTHDRWFLDQVCTRMWDVQRGAVHEYEGGYSDYVFARAERERIAATEETKRQNLMRKELAWLRRGAPARTSKPRYRIEAANELIADVPPPRDTSELMKFANARLGKTVFDLEDVTVTAGPKELLRHLTWQLGPGDRIGLVGVNGAGKTSLLRALTDAAVSHGETQPAEGRIVVGKTVRLAYLSQDVTELPASLRVLEAVQQIRDRVDLGKGREMTAGQLCEQFGFAKEKQWTPVGDLSGGERRRLQLLRLLMDEPNVLFLDEPTNDLDIETLTQLEDLLDGWPGSMVVISHDRFFLERTTDRTFALLGDRTLRMLPRGIEEYLERRQRMIEASVPAPAAPTAQQKPGVSAADARAAKKELQKVERRLDKLAEKESTLHARIAENATDFEKVAGLDAELRELAEEREELEMRWLELAEDA, from the coding sequence GTGGCAGTCAATTTGGTCAATGTCGAGGCCGTCAGCAAGGTGTACGGCACCCGTGCCCTGCTCGACGGCGTCTCGCTCGGCGTCTCCGAGGGGGAGCGGATCGGTGTCGTCGGCCGCAACGGCGACGGCAAGACCACCCTCATCCGGATGCTCGCCAAGCTGGAGGAGGCCGACAGCGGCCGGGTCACGCACAGCGGCGGCCTGCGGCTCGGCGTGCTCACGCAGCACGACTCGCTCGACCCCGCGGCGACCATCCGCCACGAGGTCATCGGTGTCATGGCCGACCACGAGTGGGCCGGCAGCGCCAAGATCCGCGACGTGCTCACCGGCCTCTTCGGCGGGCTCGACCTGCCCGGGTTCGACCAGGGGCTCGACACCGTCATCGGGCCGCTCTCCGGTGGCGAACGGCGCCGGATCGCGCTCGCCAAGCTGCTCATCGAGGACCAGGACCTGCTCGTCCTCGACGAGCCCACCAACCACCTCGACGTCGAGGGCATCGCGTGGCTCGCGGGCCACCTCCAGCAGCGCCGCTCCGCGCTGGTCTGCGTCACCCACGACCGTTGGTTCCTCGACCAGGTCTGCACCCGGATGTGGGACGTGCAGCGCGGCGCCGTCCACGAGTACGAGGGCGGCTACTCCGATTACGTCTTCGCCCGCGCCGAGCGCGAACGCATCGCCGCCACCGAGGAGACCAAGCGCCAGAACCTGATGCGCAAGGAGCTGGCCTGGCTGCGACGCGGCGCCCCCGCCCGTACCTCCAAGCCGCGCTACCGCATCGAGGCCGCCAACGAGCTGATCGCCGACGTGCCGCCGCCCCGCGACACCTCCGAGCTGATGAAGTTCGCCAACGCCCGGCTCGGCAAGACGGTCTTCGACCTGGAAGACGTCACCGTCACCGCCGGGCCGAAGGAACTGCTCCGACACCTCACCTGGCAGCTCGGTCCCGGCGACCGGATCGGTCTCGTCGGCGTCAACGGGGCCGGCAAGACCTCGCTGTTGCGCGCCCTCACGGACGCCGCCGTCAGCCACGGCGAGACGCAGCCCGCCGAGGGCAGGATCGTGGTCGGCAAGACCGTACGCCTCGCCTACCTCTCCCAGGACGTCACCGAACTCCCCGCCTCCCTGCGGGTCCTGGAGGCTGTGCAGCAGATCCGCGACCGGGTCGACCTCGGCAAGGGCCGGGAGATGACCGCCGGCCAGCTCTGCGAGCAGTTCGGCTTCGCCAAGGAGAAGCAGTGGACGCCGGTCGGCGACCTCTCCGGCGGCGAGCGGCGCCGGCTGCAGCTGCTGCGCCTTCTGATGGACGAGCCGAACGTCCTGTTCCTCGACGAGCCCACCAACGACCTCGACATCGAGACCCTGACCCAGCTGGAGGACCTCCTCGACGGCTGGCCGGGCTCCATGGTCGTCATCTCCCACGACCGCTTCTTCCTCGAGCGCACCACGGACCGGACGTTCGCCCTGCTCGGCGACAGGACCCTGCGGATGCTGCCACGGGGGATCGAGGAGTACCTGGAGCGGCGGCAGCGGATGATCGAGGCGTCGGTCCCGGCTCCGGCCGCTCCCACCGCGCAGCAGAAGCCGGGAGTCTCGGCGGCCGACGCCCGCGCCGCGAAGAAGGAACTCCAGAAGGTGGAGCGCCGGCTGGACAAGCTCGCCGAGAAGGAGAGCACGCTGCACGCGCGGATCGCGGAGAACGCCACGGACTTCGAGAAGGTCGCCGGGCTGGACGCGGAACTCCGTGAACTCGCCGAGGAGCGCGAGGAACTGGAGATGCGCTGGCTGGAACTCGCCGAGGACGCGTAA
- a CDS encoding outer membrane protein assembly factor BamB family protein, whose amino-acid sequence MTQPPSNQPPGFGAPEDPRYPGQGDPAVPPMPPAPPAAPPSAAPGPFDKAPQTPPAAPGPYGQPPQPGDGHPQQAPQPGYGYPAQQSPQPGYGYPAQDQPGPYGRPPQPGPYGQPGPYGQPGSYGQPPQPAYGYPGQPQYPGQPQYPGQPQYPAPSGGSNPFKGKPGVVVAAAVVGLLLVGGGTWFALSGDGEKTPVAQPTASSSDSPKPSESVDQGDGDGDGDKGQEDLNAGRQPGEAKVDWLLKNDVDLPKNGSAVLGPWIVGDVVVKAMYKSVDAYSLSDGSPKWHLDVPFELCGAPPEPAADGTIVFAHEDKAGDRAKCTELQKVDLKIGKAGWKKAVPKAQGLFAFDDNTLAISGDTVTAAGTSSSYGFSLTDGKQLFAGPGSGCKPYAYAGGEKLIAASSCPTGDVNKKQQQIGEVDPTTGKARWNYKLPAGWEVDRVYSVVPLVVSATQRDEKKWMVFALTADGRMRSQIKGGDDKFAPKCGGSFVVFGKNLQGCVGVAADANTFYMATETSYGTPNEIVAFDLNTGKARWRSKAPGERKMLPLRMEGSQVLVYIDAAYDKGGAVATVAPAGGAPKVLLQHPASTARVENTFYNPGYAYGNGTFVISSGRVSALNDKAEMEVKTMMAFSK is encoded by the coding sequence ATGACCCAGCCGCCCAGCAATCAGCCACCGGGCTTCGGCGCTCCGGAAGACCCGCGGTACCCAGGCCAGGGTGACCCGGCCGTGCCGCCGATGCCTCCGGCCCCGCCCGCCGCCCCGCCGTCCGCCGCGCCCGGCCCCTTCGACAAGGCCCCGCAGACGCCGCCGGCCGCGCCGGGTCCGTACGGCCAGCCACCGCAGCCGGGTGACGGCCACCCCCAGCAGGCGCCCCAGCCCGGCTACGGCTACCCCGCCCAGCAGTCCCCGCAGCCCGGCTACGGCTATCCGGCGCAGGACCAGCCCGGCCCGTACGGCCGGCCGCCGCAGCCCGGTCCCTACGGTCAGCCCGGTCCGTACGGTCAGCCCGGTTCGTACGGTCAGCCGCCGCAGCCCGCTTACGGCTATCCCGGTCAACCGCAGTATCCCGGTCAACCGCAGTACCCCGGTCAGCCGCAGTACCCCGCTCCGTCCGGCGGCTCGAACCCGTTCAAGGGGAAGCCCGGCGTCGTCGTCGCCGCGGCCGTCGTCGGCCTGCTGCTCGTCGGCGGCGGTACCTGGTTCGCCCTGAGCGGCGACGGCGAGAAGACGCCGGTGGCTCAGCCGACCGCCTCCTCCAGCGACAGCCCGAAGCCGAGCGAGTCCGTCGACCAGGGCGACGGCGACGGAGACGGCGACAAGGGCCAGGAGGACCTCAACGCCGGCCGGCAGCCCGGCGAGGCGAAGGTCGACTGGCTGCTGAAGAACGACGTCGACCTGCCCAAGAACGGCTCCGCCGTCCTCGGACCGTGGATCGTCGGCGACGTCGTCGTGAAGGCCATGTACAAGAGCGTCGACGCCTACAGCCTGAGCGACGGCTCGCCGAAGTGGCACCTGGACGTCCCCTTCGAGCTGTGCGGCGCGCCGCCGGAGCCCGCGGCCGACGGCACCATCGTCTTCGCGCACGAGGACAAGGCCGGTGACCGTGCCAAGTGCACGGAGCTGCAGAAGGTCGACCTCAAGATCGGCAAGGCGGGCTGGAAGAAGGCGGTGCCCAAGGCGCAGGGACTGTTCGCCTTCGACGACAACACCCTCGCCATCAGCGGCGACACGGTGACCGCCGCCGGGACCAGCAGTTCCTACGGCTTCTCGCTGACCGACGGCAAGCAGCTCTTCGCCGGGCCCGGCAGCGGCTGCAAGCCCTACGCGTACGCGGGCGGCGAGAAGCTGATCGCCGCCTCCTCCTGCCCCACCGGCGACGTGAACAAGAAGCAGCAGCAGATCGGGGAGGTGGACCCGACCACCGGCAAGGCCCGGTGGAACTACAAGCTCCCGGCCGGCTGGGAGGTCGACAGGGTCTACTCGGTCGTCCCGCTGGTCGTCTCCGCCACGCAGCGGGACGAGAAGAAGTGGATGGTCTTCGCGCTCACCGCCGACGGCCGGATGCGCTCACAGATCAAGGGCGGCGACGACAAGTTCGCCCCCAAGTGCGGCGGTTCCTTCGTCGTCTTCGGCAAGAACCTCCAGGGATGCGTCGGTGTCGCGGCCGACGCGAACACCTTCTACATGGCCACCGAGACGAGCTACGGCACCCCGAACGAGATCGTCGCCTTCGACCTGAACACCGGCAAGGCCAGATGGCGATCCAAGGCGCCCGGAGAGCGGAAGATGCTCCCGCTGCGCATGGAGGGCTCCCAGGTCCTCGTCTACATCGACGCGGCCTACGACAAGGGCGGGGCGGTCGCCACCGTCGCACCGGCCGGTGGCGCGCCGAAGGTCCTGCTCCAGCACCCGGCGTCGACCGCCCGGGTCGAGAACACCTTCTACAACCCCGGTTACGCCTACGGCAACGGCACCTTCGTGATCAGCAGCGGGCGTGTGTCGGCGCTGAACGACAAGGCGGAGATGGAAGTCAAGACGATGATGGCCTTCAGCAAGTGA
- a CDS encoding outer membrane protein assembly factor BamB family protein — protein sequence MTQPPPPPNQPPGPPPGGFGAPQDPGPQDGHGVPQGPPPGGFGAPQDGFGAPQDPPPGGFGAPQDPPPGGFGAPAPSPQGQPYGYPQQPQPQYPPYGYPQQAPPAYGYPAPPQYPQAQPGPQGPAAPSGGRISAQLWIVIAAVITVVLLIGGSVWYVNSGGDNGRNDTAKGESGGAQGTGGTTGAGAGGKEKPPANTRSQVAFQLPVPKVPDITDVSGSWLTGKAYVKPGVDSVVGYDLDKGTPLWTLSLPGQVCGASRHVTPDNRTAILFEAAKRVPPKYYEKCTEVGVIDLDTGKLVWSTSVTGGSAGDGKARFSEVTLSGSTVAVGGLDGGAAFDLANGNPRWKPQTKTDNCYDMGYGGGPALAVARKCGPYGSQTVTIQNINPTTGAPISEYKMPKGVDYASIVSTKPLVVAADVGDTAGDGSGISDFFSIDEQTGKLKAKITADADRYAARCRSTKVESCTQALVGNGRLYLPTEEHDGSTGEYGDETNEIVSFDLATGKMGSGKADAGDRYTLMPLRMDGGNLIAYKQPPYDKGGRIVSIDGTSFKETLLLENPSDKAVRNAETGFTENGSEYRYADGRFFVSQTLLSKPRESSSTDDKEYLAVAFRAAP from the coding sequence ATGACCCAGCCCCCTCCGCCGCCGAACCAGCCCCCGGGCCCGCCGCCGGGCGGTTTCGGTGCGCCCCAGGACCCGGGGCCGCAGGACGGACACGGCGTGCCCCAGGGCCCGCCCCCGGGCGGTTTCGGTGCTCCGCAGGATGGTTTCGGCGCGCCCCAGGACCCCCCGCCGGGCGGCTTCGGCGCGCCCCAGGACCCCCCGCCGGGCGGCTTCGGCGCCCCGGCGCCCTCGCCGCAGGGGCAGCCCTACGGCTACCCGCAACAGCCGCAGCCGCAGTACCCCCCGTACGGCTACCCGCAGCAGGCCCCGCCGGCGTACGGGTACCCGGCGCCGCCGCAGTACCCGCAGGCGCAGCCGGGACCGCAGGGCCCGGCGGCTCCCTCCGGCGGCCGGATCTCCGCCCAGCTGTGGATCGTCATCGCGGCGGTGATCACCGTGGTGCTGCTGATCGGCGGCAGCGTCTGGTACGTGAACTCCGGCGGTGACAACGGCCGGAACGACACCGCCAAGGGCGAGTCCGGCGGAGCGCAGGGCACCGGCGGCACCACCGGTGCGGGTGCCGGGGGGAAGGAGAAGCCGCCCGCGAACACCCGGTCGCAGGTGGCGTTCCAGCTTCCCGTCCCCAAGGTCCCGGACATCACGGACGTCTCGGGGTCCTGGCTCACCGGCAAGGCGTACGTGAAGCCGGGCGTCGACTCGGTCGTCGGCTACGACCTCGACAAGGGCACCCCGCTCTGGACGCTGTCGCTCCCCGGCCAGGTCTGCGGCGCCTCACGGCACGTCACGCCGGACAACAGGACGGCGATCCTCTTCGAGGCGGCCAAGCGCGTCCCGCCGAAGTACTACGAGAAGTGCACCGAGGTCGGTGTCATCGACCTGGACACCGGAAAGCTGGTGTGGTCCACCTCGGTCACCGGCGGCTCGGCAGGCGACGGCAAGGCCCGGTTCAGCGAGGTCACGCTGAGCGGCTCCACGGTCGCGGTCGGCGGTCTGGACGGCGGCGCGGCCTTCGACCTGGCCAACGGCAACCCCCGCTGGAAGCCCCAGACGAAGACGGACAACTGCTACGACATGGGCTACGGCGGCGGTCCGGCCCTGGCCGTCGCGCGCAAGTGCGGCCCCTACGGCTCCCAGACCGTCACGATCCAGAACATCAACCCGACGACCGGCGCGCCGATCTCGGAGTACAAGATGCCCAAGGGCGTCGACTACGCCTCGATCGTGTCCACCAAGCCGCTGGTCGTGGCCGCCGACGTCGGTGACACCGCGGGCGACGGCAGCGGCATCTCGGACTTCTTCTCGATCGACGAGCAGACCGGCAAGCTGAAGGCCAAGATCACCGCTGACGCGGACCGGTACGCGGCCCGCTGCCGCTCCACCAAGGTCGAGTCCTGCACCCAGGCGCTCGTCGGCAACGGCCGGCTGTACCTGCCGACCGAGGAGCACGACGGCAGTACCGGCGAGTACGGGGACGAGACGAACGAGATCGTCTCCTTCGACCTGGCCACCGGGAAGATGGGCAGCGGCAAGGCGGACGCGGGCGACCGCTACACGCTGATGCCGCTGCGCATGGACGGCGGCAACCTCATCGCGTACAAGCAGCCGCCGTACGACAAGGGCGGTCGGATCGTCTCCATCGACGGCACCTCGTTCAAGGAGACGCTGCTGCTGGAGAACCCGTCCGACAAGGCCGTGCGGAACGCGGAGACGGGCTTCACCGAGAACGGCTCCGAGTACCGCTACGCGGACGGCCGGTTCTTCGTCTCCCAGACGCTGC